The DNA region CACAGCTAGGCAtctaatttcaaatttttgttttctaaattcCAGAAGAGTTTCCATGAAATTCATAAAGGCAGACCTTTAGTCAGGAGGAACGCTTGTGAAGGAAGAAGATGAGAACTGAGTGAAGACTGAGCGAGAGGAAGAATTCCTGACAAAGGAGCTGAGATAAAAACTCGTCTGAATCTTTCGTCTGGATAAAATTCACAGCGCGATAAGAGAGTTTCCTCTTTTTAGCCTTCTTaacaagaagaataagaggaggaggaagaagtatgTGATGAATAAACCTTTTAAGTGAGGAAATatctactggagagagagagagagagagagagagagagagagagagagagagagagagagagagagagagatgttatttcCCAATACGTGATAGCTTccaatgtatttctctctcttgaaacaaAACCCGGAATCCTGACTAAATGAACAACCTCTCCGCCTATGATTTATCGCTTAATTTTTGTGGTCCcaattcctttctcttcctttttcatatatatataacttccccTTTCGTGCAGTGAGAAATGCTGAAGAGGAAATCCCTATGACGACGCGGTTTTTGATTAGAGAAATATAACTAAATTAACAGTTATAGGCGGTGGCATATTTTACACAGTCcttccaccagagagagagagagagagagagagagagagagagagagagagagagagagagagagagagagagagagagagagcgttaagaGTTATTCATATGGAGGAATaagtctttctttatttcaagcaATGTCAAGCAGGAGAATCAGTCTAAAGATGTGTACAAACTATAGTGCAGTATGTCATGCACATGTTGGCAATTTATAGcaaatatatcacaaacaggttgtaaACAAGCCGACAACAGTCATAAACACCCATTGGCAaccttttacatatatacatatcacaagcaAGTTGAAACAATTCCAAAACCGTAACTGAAGAAGGAATCTTTGACAAATGACGGATAAACGTTTGAAGAACTAGTTGCGACTaccaataagtcactgacttgtattcaacatgttcaTGATTTTTACCCCATAAGTTGTCGACATGCGTAAATGAAACGGTTGActgcagtgtggatgcaccctaCGAGAACGGAAGCAAGACAATGCCTAACAAGACCTATACCACAAGAAACTCCTTCAAGATGTGTTTGTGTAGATGAGTCAGCACAACAAACGCAGAGGAGTCGACCCAGACGGaaagacaaaaacacaaacaaacaaaaatacatacaaaaacacacatacacacaaagacttCATCTTCCCTGCACCAGCAATGCAACCAGAGAAAGGAAGAGCTATTTCCATTCGCTGTTTGTTTTCGATTTCCCCGAGACTAAAAACCTCagcatcttcttcctcctcctcttggcGGAAGAATCGGGCTCAGACGCAGAGCCTTTTAATTAAAAGTAGATTCTcaaagggaaaaggaagaagaatctttataaaaaaaaaaacgcaaatttGATGCTTATTCGACTGACAAAAAAATGGAgaacaagaagagagaaggaataatAAAGTAgggaaatagaaaattattgtttctcaCCATAAAAAATCGGGAGgttgagaaatattttctttcagaaacaATACGGGACCGAAAAAACAAGGAACGTTCTCACGGTACGTAGGCCTATCAATGGGTGGTTGgaggaaatatgagagagagagagagagagagagagagagagagagagagagagagagagagagagagagagagagagagagagagtgtgtctgtgGATGGGGTCTCAAGTACCTGGCCCAAATATGACAACCAGACAAAGAGCACTGACATCTAGTAGTAGAAATTCACACGCCTGCTTTTCCATTCAATTGGGTTCAAGTCTTTCGCTACAATCCCGGGTAAACTACCTTCCATGAAATCTacacattatactgtacatgtctATTCTGAAATGAACAGATCAAATTTGTACACTACTTTACTGATATCTAGACCTTAACTGACATAAACAGCCTACTTTTAACATGATAACTCACTGACCAAACGCATCAAGCACCAGAATTCacagagaaaaactaaaattcagcaaaaaaaactAAAGCTCTACCTTGAAAGTTTAGTGGATCTCACAACAATCCTGCGGAACCCCCAACTGTTTATGTTCGACATCGAAAACAAAGTAGCTCCGAATGAGACGCGTACAAGACAAGAGGGGCTCTTGCTGGCCCTCTGGCCGAAAGACAGAGTAGGAGAGCTTTCTTCATCGTCCTTCTTCTAAGGATACCGGAAGgatgtttgttttccattttcctgagAGCGTTGGAGCGACAGCGCATAAGGGAACGACCCTTgcaatgggaaagagagagagagagagagagagagagagagagagagagagagagagagagagagagagagagagagaatataaaaaaagggcaCATAACAAAAACAGATTGTTAACATCCCCCAACCTATGATTTGAAAAAGTTCCGgctgagaaaaaaatacaagaaaaaaaagattctgaCTATAGCAAGTAGTGGTCAGACGTGCATAAAAAACTTACACGACCTCAATATTGCAGTGGGATAGGCCTAAACCCCGTAGGCTGAGGAAATTTGGGTAACCATACAGGGTATGGATGGGGGGAGGACACGGGCCGGCATGGATGAGATGTTTAAGAGGCAAGGAGTGAGAGAAaagtttccattctctctctttctctcttgcaagGAGAGcaactttccactctctctctctctctctaccaacagAAACCCCATTCCCCATATGGCTGTTCTCTGCAAATGCTCTATGTCATTTATGCAgaaatattatatctatatatgtcttTCAAACCACTGGAAGAAATATCAACAAAGGGGATTTCCAATGAACAAAAACTccttgaaaaaaaagtgaaagaaaaagctCAACAAGAGCTAAAAATGAACGGAAAAACACGGAAatgaaataacgaagaaaaacgGACAAAAACGATATATTGCAGAGGccacaaaaatatacaattgaATCAGGATAGAAtacagaatatttctctctccgtctctctttattatcattattattgaccgaattattcagttttattctttccCTTCAGTCTCTAATCTCGGTACCCCTGAAATAACTTTGTTCAATTTCCCCCTTTCCCATTTATTCCACGGTTGGGCATTTCCCCTTTTTCCATCCCCTTGCCTTCTCACTAATTCTCCCCTTCCATTtactttctccccctcccccttcccctcgcTTCCCCTTCTGCTTATCCCCTTCCCCTGGTGAATATAGACTCCTGAACCTGCGTTTCCGTTCAGTGGGAAAATCACTCAGCCTCGACGCCCACGACAAGAACACCTCTGGAAACCTTTTCACGAACCAgtgcagaaggagagagagagagaaagagagagagagacccatcctctaacaacaaaaattaaacggTACCAAATTTTTGCTTATGTAAAAGAACATACCTCttcaaaaaggagagagagagagagagagagagagagagagagagagagagagagagagagagagagagagagagagacccatcctctaacaacaaaaattaaacggTACCAAATTTTTCTaacaacaaaaaagagagagagagagagagagagagagagagagagagagagagagagagagagaaaaattaacaaaaattaaacggTACCAAATTTTTGCTTATGTAAAAGAACATACCacttcaaaaggagagagagagagagagagagagagagagagagagagagagagagagagagagagacccgaacAGACCCGTGCCCGGTCCTTGTCCTTTGAAGCAAGCAGGAAGGAAGATAAACATTGCTTTTCAAAGGGTCATTGCACTCGACGCCTCTCATTAGAGAAAGTAAACATCcattgccttgagagagagagaaagagagagagagagagagagagagagagtcaataacaAATCACAGGGTACTTAGGGAAAGCTTTCAGAGTCTCTGTCACTATTTAGAAAGCGTGAGGGCAAGATAAACATTAGCCTGGgacacattttttcattttttttaatacaagaatTGTTTGCAGCTTTTTAGCTTCTTTTATTGATAAtgtgattttatctattttttataattctgaaaCGTAAATAAAAACTCTATCTCATGTTCATTGCTGTCACCGACTTaaaaactttcagagagagagagagagagagagagagagagagagagagagagagagagagagagagagagagagagagaggaacaaatgaGCCAACATAGGCACTGCATTATTCACGGAGCCGAGATGTCGAAGAAAGTTTTCCCAGACCCCTCTCTCCTGCTGCTGtgaatttttgcttttctttgacttttttgtTTGTATGAAGTTCAGGCATCTTTTATTTGCTCCCGAGTGTaaactgtttctttatttattaacttaccTATAACCAATGAGAATGAAAGTGTTATCTTGCTGCTATGAACAATTTTTGAGCTCTCATTttatctgcacttttttttttcttttttttaagtctaaGCATTGTTCAACAATGGTGTAAattgtttatctattcatttctttattttgttttatgacttTATTTACTGATACCCATGAATGAACCCCTCTTTATTCCTCAGAGCGATTATTtcaatctttaaaatattcatcaaatacTTGTAACTGCTCATATATGTGATactatataaaagataaatcattCTGTTCACTAAGAAGAAAAACTGACTTCCTTttcaatttgttgatttttatgaaGTGGGATAAgaaacatatttttctctttctaaagAGCCCCAAAGAGCAATTCCTGAATGAAATCTATACGAACATTATTCTGACTGCAAAACAATTTCATCTCGACGGAATGATTCGCTCATTTCATCTAATTGAAGGTTCGAAGGGCCAGGAAAATACTCAGAAAATATTTGGTGCTTGGGGGATCTTAACTCCCGCTCCCCCCATATCTGTGACCCCCTTCTCCTATCCTTAACCCCCCTCCTTTAGCGCCCCAATTCCCTCATTCCTGTCCTGACCTCGTCAATTATACCTTCTACCCAAAAACTCTCAATTTCAAATTTCCAAGTGAGAACAAGAGAATGTTTAGTTCGGAtcgttttactttttctctttcaaattcctctctctctctcttacaccctCTTGTATCATCATTCTGATTTCGTTCCACTCACATCAAGTCCGAAGTAGTTCAATCTGACTCCATGTTTCCACTCCCATGTCAATCGCATTATTCTGAAGTCCTGTTGTCTTTATCAGTCATCTAACCTCTCCTGTTGCCTGTGTGTAGTGTTTGTTATTGTTGGCCGTATCCAATGTCTGCCTCTAAACCTCTCATGGAAAGtttaaatcttttgaaaaatcgGCAACAGAAGTAAAAAATGTAGACAATGTGAAATACGCGGTTTtctttttgggagagagagagagagagagagagagagagagagagagagagagagagagagagagagagagagagaaatagatattatatatatatatatatatatatatatatatatatatatatatatatatatatatatatatatatatatatatgttatgcggtttagtttttctttgtattgcgttgcaccacatatgaatgtcccgtgtctgttgactttcacttgatagtaacgcaggggactcggtaagttaggttgaaattgtctattaatatttttcacttttcaggagggggtaagtattcactgggcacggtttttcataagttttattacactaaactatttcacacggccagccacactggacttagaaatttcttgatgttaagagaggagcgagtgacacaatcctacccaatttggttttcaagtaactctggctaaaaattgatcagaatgaactctggacctatgttgaataaaactccgcctccttgaggacgtctactttactcttaatggttcaatcttaactcccacttttggcaaggacaaatcaggtcaattttgctgaccttttcgcttcataacctatcctctaactcctccttcctttcccacatcttggaggtttgttatggttagtcttcaatttacttggtcccatgactcatcattttaaactatcaacatcgtctctctctctctctctctctctttcataatcccgatcagtgaatctcatacttattcactgcataacatcactcggtcacctacctgcattgactacaatgcaagtagataaccaactcaacttgactatagtcaattacttcaatttcaataatttctactaacaagcaataaatgcaagaaatattataatgcatcatagtgctaacacaaacaacaCAAGCATGAATTacatatcaaatactcaaactaaatgcagaaaaattatggcaaagtaaatatatcaaatgcctattactctggttatcaatcataaattgtaaaataaaaaaatcaatcaccaaatgttcaagtgcaagtcaatggtaaatgctattactctctaggaaggattctgtccatcatgtctttgattaaggtaagcttattcagtatcaatttcctgacaattataaaagaaacaaaagcaaacagtaccaaaagaatgacatttatgaatgacataataggagaaatctcggtcttatatgtatgaaagaaagcatgaacctcttctagctttgtgaatgtctccaattccagttctgaaagttgaaattcgttaataactgcaaactgatgtacacttttactgaaattcaaactgtatgtcgtgaagactgtaggtttgtaatacaaattatgtaaaataaccaattcacaagcagatgaaaatgagtgtacgttaatgaaaactacttctgttttgtttgacttacagtcaatcttagcattcaatctgtttgctgagaacacaaaaatttcatcatcaatgatttgagccttgaaagtttctgtaaacggtatatatttacaatggttcttaccattcttgttgtttacaagatcatctaggcaatgaagagcactcaatggttcatagaaattcacaatgttacaaacatatacaccatcattaagcatgacacattccctgaatttatgttcgggaatttcagtcactaggaaagaatcatgctgcaaggcaaagtgtcgaactgttccttctagtacaatggacttattatctactaccattgggaatggatagactgacatcaatgagttgacgtctggattgttgaaagggatcactagtataatttgattggctatcactttcactgtgatcaggccataatagtctactatattttctactagtggcttcaagtgattgttcacaacacatttctgaataatggcttcaatttcactaggggttatcagaaaaggcgacagcaggtttttacctgccatcatgattgcattgagtaattccttgtattccagaaggaaattacttgtttctatgagcagttgctccatcatttctgtttgatggattttagcaatttctgatgaaacattatggagggcactattcacaaattctttcagcactgtgatcattttctgattttgattgacatttcctattactttattatagacagtgccctgctcagaagcccaat from Macrobrachium rosenbergii isolate ZJJX-2024 chromosome 45, ASM4041242v1, whole genome shotgun sequence includes:
- the LOC136829830 gene encoding uncharacterized protein — its product is MQLNKWIVWWLAVSQIVNSLVQLRKGAIIKEHGKVKMIQDLAIVKIQTDSIIDQREQLVQLSNQIQAGLQSVQDRNLYDMLSKLQRDIDSVMPRKVVKRSLIPFIGVALHNLFGVATDGNVERLKERVAQLENWASEQGTVYNKVIGNVNQNQKMITVLKEFVNSALHNVSSEIAKIHQTEMMEQLLIETSNFLLEYKELLNAIMMAGKNLLSPFLITPSEIEAIIQKCVVNNHLKPLVENIVDYYGLITVKVIANQIILVIPFNNPDVNSLMSVYPFPMVVDNKSIVLEGTVRHFALQHDSFLVTEIPEHKFRECVMLNDGVYVCNIVNFYEPLSALHCLDDLVNNKNGKNHCKYIPFTETFKAQIIDDEIFVFSANRLNAKIDCKSNKTEVVFINVHSFSSACELVILHNLYYKPTVFTTYSLNFSKSVHQFAVINEFQLSELELETFTKLEEVHAFFHTYKTEISPIMSFINVILLVLFAFVSFIIVRKLILNKLTLIKDMMDRILPRE